Proteins encoded in a region of the Massilia sp. UMI-21 genome:
- a CDS encoding PEP-CTERM sorting domain-containing protein: MKSNNALPKPALLAALLLSVVMPARADITIFTSEASFLSAVSATGTDRFDDLPASALEAQLSRTAGAHGYRINAGPAGGGFFPVMNEGDVYLAPTLAADVVRFNAFSPGVFGFGGSFFATDAYGSYVPGRTIELTAMDGSSIASYTLDGSSPTSFLGFLSTAPLTEVSLSTIGEQGNVYWATSNNVVLAVPEPSSYAMFLVGAGVAACSLRRRRCAAFTSSK, translated from the coding sequence ATGAAAAGCAATAACGCATTGCCTAAGCCGGCTCTGCTGGCAGCGCTTCTATTATCAGTCGTGATGCCAGCACGTGCTGACATCACTATCTTCACCAGCGAGGCGTCGTTCCTTTCGGCAGTGTCGGCGACCGGGACCGATCGCTTTGACGACCTTCCAGCCTCCGCACTGGAAGCCCAGCTCTCGCGTACCGCAGGTGCACACGGGTATCGGATCAATGCGGGGCCAGCAGGCGGCGGCTTTTTCCCAGTGATGAATGAAGGCGACGTCTATCTGGCGCCGACGCTTGCCGCGGATGTCGTGCGCTTCAACGCGTTTTCACCTGGGGTGTTCGGCTTTGGCGGCAGCTTCTTTGCGACCGATGCCTATGGCAGCTATGTACCCGGGCGCACGATCGAGCTCACGGCAATGGATGGATCAAGTATCGCGAGCTATACGCTCGATGGATCGTCGCCAACCTCGTTCCTCGGATTCCTGTCGACCGCGCCTTTGACCGAGGTCTCGCTGAGCACGATTGGCGAACAAGGAAATGTCTACTGGGCGACTTCGAACAATGTTGTCCTTGCAGTGCCGGAACCATCGTCATACGCGATGTTCCTAGTGGGGGCAGGAGTCGCAGCCTGCTCTTTACGGCGCCGGCGATGCGCTGCCTTCACGTCGTCCAAATGA
- the copC gene encoding copper homeostasis periplasmic binding protein CopC: protein MKTKSFFAAAVAVLGLVATSAASAHAKLESSAPLANAVVSPAPSQVRLQFSEQLELPFSKVKLIDEKGAVVEPSKTALDDANPKVLVATVPTLHSGAWRVQWSTVTRDGHKVKGQFDFRVK, encoded by the coding sequence ATGAAAACCAAATCCTTCTTTGCAGCGGCAGTAGCAGTTCTCGGACTGGTGGCCACTTCCGCGGCATCCGCTCACGCCAAACTCGAGTCTTCTGCGCCACTGGCCAATGCAGTGGTGAGTCCGGCGCCTTCGCAGGTTCGCCTCCAGTTCAGCGAGCAGCTTGAGCTGCCGTTCAGCAAGGTCAAACTGATCGACGAGAAAGGTGCCGTCGTCGAGCCAAGCAAGACCGCCCTGGACGATGCCAATCCCAAGGTGTTGGTGGCGACGGTTCCGACCCTGCATTCCGGGGCCTGGCGTGTCCAATGGTCCACCGTCACCCGGGACGGCCACAAGGTCAAAGGCCAGTTCGACTTTCGGGTAAAGTGA
- the fdx gene encoding ISC system 2Fe-2S type ferredoxin: MPRITVLPHPDCVPSGASIEATPGTSICDALLENDIDIEHACGKVGACTTCHVIVREGFPSLAQASDNEEDMLDRAWGVEHLSRLSCQAIVAEADLTVEIPRYSLNHAKENG; this comes from the coding sequence ATGCCTAGAATTACCGTACTGCCGCATCCGGATTGCGTACCATCCGGGGCGTCGATCGAAGCCACTCCCGGCACCAGCATTTGCGATGCGCTGCTCGAAAACGACATCGACATCGAGCATGCCTGCGGCAAGGTTGGTGCCTGCACGACATGTCACGTCATCGTACGGGAGGGTTTCCCATCTCTCGCGCAAGCCAGCGACAATGAGGAAGACATGCTTGACCGGGCTTGGGGCGTGGAGCACTTGTCCCGTCTGTCGTGCCAGGCGATTGTCGCGGAGGCGGATCTTACGGTCGAGATTCCACGGTATTCGCTGAATCACGCCAAGGAAAACGGATAG
- a CDS encoding copper oxidase, with protein sequence MSSRRDFFTGAAALVGAGLVSRAGAATLPEAPIMTSAATQPPPPPPNGRPYNPVVTLNGWSLPWRMNNGVKEFHLIAEPVVREIAPGMKANLWGYNGQSPGPTIEVVEGDRVRIFVTNKLPEHTSIHWHGQRLPNGMDGVTGLNQPGIQPGKTFVYEFVARRPGTFMYHPHADEMVQMAMGMMGFWVTHPKNPAHHKVDRDFVFLLNAYDIEPGSYTPRVNEMLDFNIWTFNSRAFPGIDTMNVRQGDRVRIRAGNLTMTNHPIHLHGHEFEVTGTDGGWTRPESRWPEVTTDVAVGQMRAIEFIADEPGDWAFHCHKSHHTMNAMGHDVPTLIGVDHRGVAEKITKLVPDYMVMGEKGGSMGDMEMPLPENTLPMMTGQGPFGGVEMGGMFTVLKVRKDQKPGDYKDPGWYKHPAGTVAYEWKGEAPAAVRSQSAGGQAMPAAKKTPDVEVTVRKPTGHKGHH encoded by the coding sequence ATGAGTTCTCGTCGAGATTTCTTCACTGGCGCAGCCGCCCTGGTCGGCGCCGGACTGGTGAGCCGCGCCGGCGCGGCCACCCTCCCCGAAGCCCCGATCATGACCAGCGCGGCCACCCAGCCGCCGCCACCGCCGCCGAACGGCCGGCCGTACAATCCGGTCGTCACCCTGAACGGCTGGTCGCTGCCCTGGCGCATGAACAACGGCGTCAAGGAGTTCCACCTGATCGCCGAACCGGTGGTGCGCGAGATCGCGCCTGGCATGAAGGCGAACCTGTGGGGCTACAACGGCCAGAGCCCGGGGCCGACCATCGAGGTGGTGGAAGGCGACCGGGTGCGCATCTTCGTCACCAACAAACTGCCGGAGCACACCAGCATCCATTGGCACGGCCAGCGCCTGCCGAACGGCATGGACGGCGTCACGGGTCTGAACCAGCCGGGCATCCAGCCGGGTAAGACCTTCGTCTACGAGTTCGTCGCTCGCCGCCCGGGTACCTTCATGTACCACCCGCATGCCGACGAGATGGTGCAGATGGCGATGGGCATGATGGGCTTCTGGGTCACCCACCCGAAGAACCCGGCCCATCACAAGGTCGACCGCGATTTCGTGTTCCTGCTGAACGCCTACGACATCGAGCCGGGCAGCTACACGCCGCGCGTCAACGAGATGCTCGACTTTAACATCTGGACCTTCAACAGCCGCGCCTTCCCGGGCATCGACACGATGAACGTACGCCAGGGCGACCGTGTGCGCATCCGCGCCGGCAACCTGACGATGACGAACCACCCGATCCACCTGCACGGGCACGAATTCGAGGTGACCGGCACCGACGGCGGCTGGACCCGGCCGGAGTCGCGTTGGCCAGAAGTCACCACCGACGTCGCCGTGGGCCAGATGCGCGCCATCGAGTTCATCGCGGACGAGCCTGGCGACTGGGCCTTCCACTGCCACAAGTCGCACCACACCATGAATGCGATGGGCCACGACGTCCCGACCCTGATCGGCGTCGACCACCGTGGGGTCGCCGAGAAGATCACGAAGCTCGTGCCCGATTACATGGTCATGGGCGAGAAAGGCGGCTCGATGGGCGACATGGAGATGCCGCTCCCGGAAAATACCCTGCCGATGATGACCGGCCAGGGCCCTTTCGGCGGCGTCGAGATGGGCGGCATGTTCACCGTGCTGAAGGTACGCAAGGACCAGAAGCCGGGCGACTACAAGGATCCGGGCTGGTACAAGCATCCGGCCGGCACCGTTGCCTACGAATGGAAGGGCGAGGCCCCGGCAGCAGTGCGCAGCCAGAGCGCCGGCGGTCAGGCGATGCCGGCTGCGAAGAAGACACCCGATGTGGAAGTCACCGTGCGCAAGCCGACGGGCCACAAGGGCCATCACTAA
- a CDS encoding CopD family protein, producing MESDLTLAQRFVTVVLNLSLAILVGASAAHVWLRSARSAWGIGLVPRLRKVLVFAVAAAAMAYVAVLWLEAASMAEVPVSEAFPAVRSVITATHYGLAWMIGAAALLVVSFTLRTRNGVRPSAAAPLIRAAALGVLLYARSMVSHAGAAGDFTWSVLVDWVHLVLVSLWVGEVIVAGLVTLRSPPEWESKNRGECARFITSLSTSATVALVGIFITGVLSAWRGLGSFENVLGNPYGTTLLIKVGLVLCAAALGGLNRFVVMPKLLAQLRKPKPEGGANGKFALILQLEAVILVAVLIAAAVLSSTSPPTAS from the coding sequence ATGGAGTCCGACCTCACACTGGCTCAACGCTTCGTCACGGTCGTCCTGAACCTGTCGCTGGCCATCCTTGTCGGCGCCAGCGCAGCCCATGTCTGGCTGCGCAGCGCACGGTCGGCATGGGGAATCGGCCTGGTCCCGCGCTTGCGCAAGGTCTTGGTCTTCGCCGTCGCGGCGGCAGCGATGGCGTATGTCGCAGTGCTGTGGCTCGAAGCGGCATCGATGGCGGAGGTACCGGTAAGCGAGGCCTTCCCTGCAGTGCGGTCCGTTATCACCGCCACTCATTACGGCCTCGCCTGGATGATCGGCGCAGCAGCGCTGCTGGTCGTCTCCTTCACCCTTCGCACACGCAATGGTGTCCGGCCGAGTGCTGCAGCGCCGCTCATCCGTGCAGCGGCGCTCGGCGTACTGCTATATGCCCGCAGTATGGTGAGCCACGCCGGCGCCGCAGGTGATTTCACCTGGTCTGTGCTGGTCGACTGGGTCCATCTTGTCCTAGTCAGCCTTTGGGTAGGCGAAGTCATCGTCGCCGGCCTGGTCACGCTGCGCTCCCCGCCTGAATGGGAGTCGAAGAACCGGGGCGAATGCGCCCGCTTCATCACATCGCTGTCGACATCGGCCACTGTCGCCCTGGTCGGCATCTTCATCACGGGTGTCCTGAGCGCCTGGCGCGGGCTGGGAAGCTTCGAGAACGTCCTCGGCAATCCATACGGAACGACCCTGCTCATCAAGGTCGGACTGGTGCTGTGCGCAGCCGCGCTGGGTGGCCTGAACCGGTTCGTCGTGATGCCGAAGCTGCTGGCACAACTGCGCAAACCGAAGCCGGAAGGCGGGGCCAATGGGAAGTTCGCCCTGATCCTTCAGCTCGAAGCTGTCATCCTGGTGGCCGTGCTCATCGCAGCTGCCGTCCTGAGTT
- a CDS encoding TolC family protein has product MLVALSGCATISKDGGLDAVSSLTAERTGQDVRLPKTNADGAAIQDELNQLLKQPLSADSAVRIALLNNRGLRASLAELGVAEADLVQAGRMANPGFSFSRMSGGGETEIERSVMFDLVGLVTIPIRRDIESRRFESAKLVAATEAVRLAADTRKAYFNAVAAVQSAHYAAQVREAAGASAELAQRMAKVGNLSALDQAREQAFSSEASTQLARARHSATAAREQLARLMGVWGENTAFQLPDKLPELPAVPREAGNIESLAMQQRLDVRLAKLGTESTARALGLTKATGVINVLDAGYVNSSKSGAPRENGYEIELALPIFDWGGARVAKAEALYMQSVHRTADTAINARSQVREAYSAYRTTYDVARQHRDELVPLRKKISEESLLRYNGMLMSVFELLADARAQIAGVNAAIDAQREFWIAETDLQAAISGSGGSSISMASTAAPAEGAAEH; this is encoded by the coding sequence ATGCTCGTCGCGTTGAGCGGTTGCGCCACGATTTCCAAGGACGGCGGCCTGGACGCAGTCTCATCCTTGACCGCTGAACGCACCGGCCAGGACGTCCGCCTGCCCAAGACAAATGCCGATGGCGCGGCCATCCAGGACGAACTGAACCAGCTGCTGAAACAGCCGCTTTCCGCCGACAGCGCCGTCCGCATCGCCCTGCTCAACAACCGCGGCCTGCGGGCCTCGCTCGCCGAACTGGGTGTCGCCGAGGCCGACCTGGTGCAAGCGGGCCGCATGGCCAACCCTGGCTTCAGCTTCAGCCGCATGTCCGGTGGCGGCGAGACGGAGATCGAACGCAGCGTCATGTTCGATCTCGTCGGACTCGTGACCATCCCGATCCGTCGCGATATCGAGTCGCGCCGCTTCGAGAGTGCCAAGCTGGTCGCGGCAACCGAAGCGGTCCGGCTCGCGGCAGACACGCGCAAGGCCTACTTCAATGCCGTCGCGGCAGTGCAGTCGGCGCACTATGCGGCGCAAGTGCGTGAAGCGGCCGGCGCGAGTGCCGAACTGGCGCAGCGCATGGCAAAGGTCGGGAACCTGAGCGCCCTCGACCAGGCGCGCGAACAGGCATTCTCGAGCGAAGCCTCGACCCAGCTGGCACGTGCACGACACAGTGCGACGGCCGCGCGCGAGCAGCTTGCCCGGCTGATGGGTGTGTGGGGAGAAAACACGGCATTCCAGCTTCCGGACAAGCTGCCCGAGCTGCCGGCGGTTCCGCGAGAGGCAGGCAATATCGAGTCGCTCGCGATGCAGCAGCGCCTCGATGTGCGCCTGGCAAAGCTCGGCACCGAGTCGACTGCGCGCGCATTGGGCCTGACGAAGGCAACCGGCGTCATCAACGTCCTCGACGCGGGATACGTCAACTCGAGCAAGTCCGGCGCACCCCGGGAAAACGGATACGAGATCGAACTCGCCCTGCCGATCTTCGACTGGGGAGGCGCACGTGTGGCGAAGGCCGAGGCGCTCTACATGCAATCGGTGCACCGCACGGCCGACACCGCCATCAATGCCCGCTCGCAGGTCCGCGAAGCGTACTCCGCCTACCGGACCACCTACGACGTCGCCAGGCAGCATCGGGACGAGCTGGTACCACTGCGGAAGAAAATCTCCGAAGAGAGCCTGCTTCGCTACAACGGCATGCTCATGAGCGTGTTCGAATTGCTGGCCGACGCACGCGCACAGATCGCGGGCGTGAATGCGGCCATCGACGCGCAGCGCGAATTCTGGATCGCCGAAACGGATCTGCAGGCCGCCATCAGCGGCAGCGGCGGTTCGTCGATCTCCATGGCTTCAACCGCCGCGCCCGCCGAAGGTGCGGCGGAACACTAA
- a CDS encoding DUF305 domain-containing protein: METATKQITSSSGVGNIRVLGRSLALGLSLLVPGMGVAHAEGPGRGATAQFEKNYLVFIINHHYSALRMTELAAGTDLTRDAQVVAPQEGTSPTPGFNATPPKASDDEIKSMARMGNREQREEIGRAQRFLREWYGIQYQPQLTADGRRMIAMLEATPAGAQFNQVFLRSFSNHHLGALAPSLHCTVKSDLNHDGLRRYCENIVVVQKNGINDMREMLCKRYSDCGFVPMTGDKRKDNEF, from the coding sequence ATGGAAACCGCAACCAAGCAGATTACTAGTTCTTCCGGTGTCGGCAACATTCGTGTGCTCGGCCGTAGTCTCGCACTGGGCTTGAGCCTGCTCGTGCCCGGCATGGGCGTGGCGCATGCCGAGGGGCCAGGCAGGGGAGCGACCGCTCAGTTCGAAAAGAACTACCTCGTCTTTATTATTAATCACCATTACTCCGCCCTGCGGATGACGGAGCTGGCGGCCGGCACGGACCTGACCCGGGACGCGCAGGTCGTCGCTCCCCAGGAAGGGACATCGCCGACCCCTGGCTTCAATGCGACACCGCCCAAGGCGAGCGATGACGAGATCAAGTCGATGGCGCGCATGGGCAACCGGGAGCAGCGCGAAGAGATTGGCCGTGCCCAGCGCTTCCTGAGGGAGTGGTACGGCATCCAATATCAGCCGCAGCTCACGGCCGATGGAAGACGAATGATCGCCATGCTCGAGGCGACGCCGGCTGGGGCACAGTTCAACCAGGTCTTCCTGAGATCGTTCAGTAACCACCACCTGGGTGCGCTTGCACCGAGCCTGCACTGTACAGTGAAGAGCGACCTGAACCATGACGGTTTACGGCGTTACTGCGAAAACATCGTGGTCGTTCAGAAGAACGGAATCAACGATATGCGCGAGATGCTGTGCAAGCGCTACTCAGACTGTGGTTTTGTGCCGATGACAGGCGACAAACGGAAGGACAATGAGTTCTGA
- a CDS encoding copper-binding protein, giving the protein MNAFSKLTLAITLAAAASVAAAQNGAHSGHGAHDAHAGHAAPATAELTEGEVKKIDKEAGKITLRHGELKNLNMSAMTMVFRVKDPAMLDQVKAGDKVKFAADRVNGAVTIVQLQAAK; this is encoded by the coding sequence ATGAACGCATTTTCGAAACTGACTCTTGCTATCACCCTGGCCGCCGCAGCTTCCGTTGCCGCCGCCCAGAACGGCGCCCACAGCGGCCATGGCGCTCATGACGCACATGCTGGCCATGCGGCACCGGCGACGGCCGAACTCACCGAAGGCGAAGTCAAGAAGATCGACAAGGAGGCAGGCAAGATCACGCTGCGCCATGGCGAACTGAAGAACCTGAACATGTCCGCCATGACGATGGTGTTCCGCGTCAAGGATCCGGCCATGCTTGACCAGGTGAAGGCGGGCGACAAGGTCAAGTTCGCAGCCGACCGCGTCAACGGTGCAGTCACGATCGTCCAGCTCCAGGCTGCCAAGTAA
- a CDS encoding DUF411 domain-containing protein, whose protein sequence is MIRRLASKTALAAALCAPVLAMAAAPVIDVFKSASCGCCTAWVEHLKSNGFKTRVVNVDNPSDYRERGGIPNELGSCHTGMVGGYAIEGHIPASDIKRLLAEKPKAKGLAVPAMPLGSPGMEGPRKDPFDVLLVQVNGSTKVFKHYN, encoded by the coding sequence ATGATCCGACGACTAGCAAGCAAAACAGCACTCGCCGCCGCCTTGTGCGCTCCGGTGCTCGCAATGGCGGCCGCACCGGTCATCGACGTCTTCAAGAGCGCCTCGTGCGGGTGCTGCACCGCCTGGGTGGAGCACCTGAAATCGAATGGCTTCAAGACCAGGGTGGTCAACGTCGACAACCCTTCGGACTACCGCGAACGCGGTGGAATCCCGAACGAACTCGGCTCCTGCCATACCGGAATGGTGGGCGGCTACGCCATCGAGGGCCACATTCCGGCGAGCGACATCAAGCGCCTGCTTGCCGAGAAGCCCAAAGCGAAAGGACTGGCCGTTCCGGCGATGCCGCTCGGCTCACCGGGCATGGAAGGCCCGCGCAAGGATCCGTTCGACGTCCTGCTGGTACAGGTCAACGGCAGCACCAAAGTATTCAAGCACTACAACTGA
- a CDS encoding DUF305 domain-containing protein encodes MAGACALVFGVSANSFAQSGQHAQHGAASGQAGQHHDMAGHEMMQSMEAMHQKMSSMQMTGDHDHDFAMMMRSHHQAGIDMAKAQLKNGKDPQMQAMAKKVISDQTKEIKKLDQWLAKHKASSK; translated from the coding sequence ATGGCCGGTGCATGTGCACTTGTCTTTGGTGTGTCCGCAAATTCCTTTGCGCAGTCAGGGCAACATGCGCAACACGGCGCCGCGTCGGGCCAGGCGGGGCAGCACCATGACATGGCTGGTCACGAAATGATGCAGTCGATGGAGGCCATGCACCAGAAAATGTCGAGCATGCAGATGACCGGCGATCACGATCATGACTTCGCAATGATGATGCGTTCGCACCACCAGGCCGGCATCGACATGGCAAAGGCTCAGCTCAAGAATGGCAAGGATCCGCAGATGCAGGCAATGGCCAAGAAGGTCATTTCGGATCAGACCAAGGAAATCAAGAAGCTCGACCAGTGGCTGGCGAAGCACAAGGCGTCAAGCAAGTAA